From the Arctopsyche grandis isolate Sample6627 chromosome 11, ASM5162203v2, whole genome shotgun sequence genome, one window contains:
- the LOC143918597 gene encoding uncharacterized protein LOC143918597: MKETPNLMHLIMLMAQNYDINLDMRAAILYNYDLEANWVLVRQKMDNLFDNLFANKVVQSQMNKVRHKVSIPGNGVKTSAERSWRDKRLQRNGRDECAVSPPLVHHPREPVDLLTKLTQLDRGSGKTGRKINVDKSKLIYNKYCMTDSITLGNRIVEVAENHLYLGQIINMFGNKEKEIKRRMKLGCSAFERMSAVIKSIILL; encoded by the exons ATGAAAGAAACACCCAATTTGATGCATCTGATCATGTTGATGGCTCAAAATTACGACATAAATTTAGATATGCGAGCCGCCATCTT GTACAATTATGACCTTGAGGCAAATTGGGTTCTCGTCCGTCAAAAGATGGATAATTTGTTCGACAATTTGTTCGCTAACAAAGTTGTACAATCACAGATGAATAAAGTGCGACATAAAGTATCG ataCCTGGCAATGGCGTCAAGACGAGCGCCGAGAGATCCTGGCGCGATAAACGGCTGCAGCGAAATGGCAGAGATGAGTGTGCAGTTTCTCCTCCTTTGGTGCATCACC CTCGCGAACCAGTTGATTTACTTACAAAACTTACACAACTGGACAGGGGAAGTGGAAAAACAGGACgtaaaattaacgtagataagtctaaattaatttataataaatattgcatgACTGATAGTATTACATTAGGCAATAGGATAGTAGAAGTAGCTGAAAATCATTTATATCTAGGTCAAATCATTAACATGTTCGGTAAtaaggaaaaggaaataaagagacgtatgaaattaggatgcagTGCATTTGAGCGAATGAGTGCCGTTATCAAATCAATAATATTACTGTga